The following DNA comes from Pirellulales bacterium.
TCTCTTGACCCCGTGCGACGGCCGCTAACAATAGAGTTTCAAGAATTCTGAACTGGGGAAATGGTAACTCAGGGAAAACTTTACCGGCGGCGTTGAATTTTATGGCCAAATTGAGCCAGGTTCCCAATGCGGTTGGCCGATTTGGCGAGTTCGGCGGTCGCTATGTGCCCGAAACCCTGACCGCCGCACTGGACGAACTGGCCGCCGCTTACGAGAAGGCCCGGGCCGACGCGGCGTTTCAGCGTGAATTGGATGACCTGCTGCGCAATTATGTCGGCCGCCCGTCCCCCTTGTATCATGCCAAACGTCTCAGCGAGCACGCCGGCGGAGCACAAATTTATTTGAAGCGCGAGGATCTGAATCATACCGGCGCGCACAAAATCAACAATACGCTGGGTCAGGCGCTCCTCACACTGCGGATGGGCAAGCAGCGCGTGATTGCCGAAACTGGCGCCGGCCAGCACGGCGTGGCCACCGCCACAGCATGTGCGCGGTTCGGCCTGCAATGCGTGGTGTACATGGGCGAAGAAGATATCCGCCGGCAAAAGCCAAACGTGTTCAGCATGCGATTGCTGGGCGCGGAAGTGCGGCCGGTCAGCAGCGGTTCGTGCACGTTACGGGACGCCATCAACGAAGCGATGCGCGATTGGATGAGCAGCGTTCGCACCACGCATTACATTTTGGGATCGGTCGTGGGGCCGCATCCGTTTCCGCGGATCGTGCGCGATTTTCAATCGGTCATCGGCCGCGAAACGGTGGAGCAATGCCGCACGCAAATTGGCCGTTTGCCAAATTTGGTGGTGGCCTGCGTCGGCGGCGGCAGCAACGCGGCAGGCATGTTTTATCCACTGGTGGAACACACGGAAGTCGAACTGTTGGGCGTGGAAGCCGGCGGGCGATCGGCCAAACCCGGTGATCATGCCGCACCGCTGTCGCACGGTTCTCCAGGAGTTCTGCACGGCAGCTACAGTTACGTGATGCAAGATGACGACGGCCAAACATGCGACGTACACAGTGTTTCGGCGGGGCTCGATTATCCCGGTGTCGGACCCGAACATAGTTTTTGGAAAGACGCCGGACGTGTGAAGTA
Coding sequences within:
- the trpB gene encoding tryptophan synthase subunit beta; this translates as MAKLSQVPNAVGRFGEFGGRYVPETLTAALDELAAAYEKARADAAFQRELDDLLRNYVGRPSPLYHAKRLSEHAGGAQIYLKREDLNHTGAHKINNTLGQALLTLRMGKQRVIAETGAGQHGVATATACARFGLQCVVYMGEEDIRRQKPNVFSMRLLGAEVRPVSSGSCTLRDAINEAMRDWMSSVRTTHYILGSVVGPHPFPRIVRDFQSVIGRETVEQCRTQIGRLPNLVVACVGGGSNAAGMFYPLVEHTEVELLGVEAGGRSAKPGDHAAPLSHGSPGVLHGSYSYVMQDDDGQTCDVHSVSAGLDYPGVGPEHSFWKDAGRVKYTSCRDDEALAAFNLLARTEGILPALESSHAIAKAVEMAGKRGKDEIVVACLSGRGDKDAAEIARLRGESFG